One Dethiosulfovibrio salsuginis genomic window, GATATAGGCCCTCTGAAGGCCTTTTCAAGCCCCCTACGCCGAGCGCTAGATACCGCCAGGCTATCGGGCCTTGAGCCGGAGGTCGTGGACGATCTGAGGGAGATCGACATGGGATCATGGGAGATGATCCCTTTCGAGACGGTGTCCCGCGATTTCCCCGAGGATTTTGAGGACAGGTGGAGAGACATAGAGACCTTTCGCCCTCCCGGCGGGGAGAGCTTTGAGGATGTAGCGGAAAGGGCCACCGACGGCCTGAACCGACTGATCCAGGGCAATCAAGGACCGATAGCCCTTTTCGGCCACGGAGGCCTTTTTAGGTCCATACTATGGCGAACCATAGGG contains:
- a CDS encoding histidine phosphatase family protein, which encodes MTTVFLVRHGQPDLPKEKVFYGSTDLPLSERGREQARALGPIWRDIGPLKAFSSPLRRALDTARLSGLEPEVVDDLREIDMGSWEMIPFETVSRDFPEDFEDRWRDIETFRPPGGESFEDVAERATDGLNRLIQGNQGPIALFGHGGLFRSILWRTIGIPLRVAFRLNQDHCGIHVIDFTEGKKNLRRTNWLPMDRWGD